A single genomic interval of Deltaproteobacteria bacterium CG2_30_66_27 harbors:
- a CDS encoding Sec-independent protein translocase TatA: MFGLGLPELLIILVIVVLLFGAGRLPQIGSGIGEGIRNFKKSMKEKNEVDVTPAKGDGDKK, from the coding sequence ATGTTTGGACTCGGTCTTCCGGAGCTTCTCATCATCCTCGTGATCGTGGTACTGCTGTTCGGGGCCGGTCGGTTACCGCAGATCGGCTCAGGGATCGGGGAAGGGATCCGGAACTTCAAGAAGTCGATGAAGGAGAAGAACGAGGTGGACGTCACCCCGGCCAAGGGAGACGGCGACAAGAAATAG